The Pseudomonadota bacterium DNA window CGGTCACCTCGAGGATCTCGAAGAGCGCCGTGCGGCCGAGGTACCCCTCGCCGCCGCACGCCTCGCAGCCGGCCCCGTGGAAGATCCGCAGGCCGGGCGGCGGCACCGCGACGCCGAGGTCGCGCAGGTCGTGCTCGGTGGGGCCGCGCTCCTTGCGGCAGTGCGGGCAGATCTGCCGCGCCAGCCGCTGGGCGACTACGGCGGTCACCGCCGCGTTCAGCGAGTACGCCGCCACGCCCATCTCGAGCAGGCGCGAGAAGGCGGCCGCGGACGAGCCGGCGTGGACCGTCGTGATGAGCAGGTGCCCCGTCATGCCCGCCTGGATCGCGATGCGCGCGGTCTCCAGATCGCGGATCTCGCCGACGAGGATCACGTCCGGATCGTGGCGCAGCAAGGCGCGCAGCCCCTTGTCGAACGTGAAGTCGCGCTCCTCGTCGACCTGCGACTGGTTGATCCCCTCGAGATCGACCTCGATCGGGTCCTCGAGCGTGGCGATCGAGCGGACCGACCGGTGCTGCGCCTGGATCTCGCGGAGCATGGCGTAGATCGTCGTCGTCTTCCCGGATCCGGTCGGGCCCGTGAGGACGATCATCCCCTGCGGGAGCGAGAGCAGGCGGCTCATCGTGCGGAGATCCTGCTCGTCCAGACCGAGATCCGCGAGGTCGAGCCGGCGGTCGCCGCCGCCCAGGATGCGGATCACGATCCGCTCGCCGTGCAGGGTCGGCATGAAGGCGATCCGGAAGTCCGCGCTCGCGAGCCCGGAGCGCAGGAGCTCGCGTTGGACGGTGCCCGGGTTCTTCGACTCGGCGCCGAAGCGCCCGTCCTGGGGCAGCGCCTCGCGGTAGACGACGAGGTTCGCGATCACCTTGAGCCGGTTGACGATCGGCTGCGCGAGCGGCCGCGGGATCGTGCACACGTCCGTCATCATCCCCTGGATGCGGTAGCGCAGGCCGATGCCGTCGCGCTTCGGATCGAAGTGGATGTCCGAAGCCCCGGCGGCGATCGCCTGGAACACCGTGTAGTCGACGAGCAGCGGGACGTCGGGCGCCTCGGCCTTCGCGAAGGACGCGACGCGGGCCGCCACCGCCGCGAGCGCCTCGGGCCGGAAGTCGCGGCGCCGGGCGCCGGCACCCTCCTTGGGGCCTTTGCGGAACGGCACGAGGCTCGCGACGAGGAGGACGACCGCCGCGAGGAGGAACGGCCACGGGGGCGCGGGGATCGCCCACCCGAAGGACGGCGCGTGCCGGACGAGCGCGCCGGCCGCCGCGAGGAGGAGGGCGGCCATGAAGATGCGGTAGTGCTTGATCACGACGGCGAGCATAGCAAGCCCGGCGCGGCCGTGAAATAAAGATGCCGCCTCGCGTGTTCCGGAACCGGCAAGACGCGATGTCGAAGGGAGGCAACGGGATGCCGAGAGTCAAGGCGAAGAGGATCTGGTTGACTTGCCTCGTCGTGGTCGTCGCGGCGGTGGCGTGCGGCGCGGCCGGCGCCCAGGGCGACAAGGGCGCGGACAAAGGGAAGGGCGGGCCGCTCAAGCCCACGACCTACGATCCGCAGCTCTCGTTCGCGCCGCTCGTGGAGAAGGTGGCCCCCGCGGTCGTCAACATCCAGACGAAGACGAAGGTGAACCTGCCCGGACTCTCCGATCCCGGCGGGTTCTTCGAGTTCTTCTTCGGGCCGCGCGGGCGCGGCGGGCCGATGCAGCCCCGGGAGCGGACGCAGCAGGCGGCGGGTTCCGGCTTCATCATCGAGAAGGACGGCCTCGTCGTGACGAACCACCACGTCGTGGACGGCGCGACCGAGATCGAGGTCCAGCTCGCGGACGAGCGGAGGTTCGACGCCGAGCTCGTGGGCTCGGACGAGCGAACCGATCTCGCGCTGCTCCGCCTGCGCGGCGCCAAGGGGCTCCCGACGGTCGAGTTCGGCGACTCCGACAGGCTGCGGGTCGGTGACCACGTCGTCGCCATCGGCAACCCGTTCGGGCTCGACCACACGGTGACCGCCGGGATCGTCTCCGCCAAGGAGCGCGTCATCGGCGCCGGCCCGTATGACGCCTTCATCCAGACGGACGCGTCGATCAACCCCGGCAACTCCGGCGGGCCGCTGTTCAACCTCGAGGGGCAGGTCGTCGGCATCAACACGGCGATCGTGCCGCAGGGGCAGGGGATCGGGTTCGCGATCCCGTCGTCGCTCGCCGAGGAGCTGCTCGTCTCGCTGCGGAGCGGCGGCAAGGTCGTGCGCGGGTGGCTCGGGCTCGTGTTCCAGCCGCTCGACGAGGCGCTCGCCAAGGCGTTCGGCGTGGAAAGGGACAAGGGCGCGCTGGTCGCGGACGTGACCGCCGGCTCGCCCGCCGAGAAGGCGGGCATCCTCGTTGGCGACGTCATCGTCGAGG harbors:
- a CDS encoding DegQ family serine endoprotease, encoding MPRVKAKRIWLTCLVVVVAAVACGAAGAQGDKGADKGKGGPLKPTTYDPQLSFAPLVEKVAPAVVNIQTKTKVNLPGLSDPGGFFEFFFGPRGRGGPMQPRERTQQAAGSGFIIEKDGLVVTNHHVVDGATEIEVQLADERRFDAELVGSDERTDLALLRLRGAKGLPTVEFGDSDRLRVGDHVVAIGNPFGLDHTVTAGIVSAKERVIGAGPYDAFIQTDASINPGNSGGPLFNLEGQVVGINTAIVPQGQGIGFAIPSSLAEELLVSLRSGGKVVRGWLGLVFQPLDEALAKAFGVERDKGALVADVTAGSPAEKAGILVGDVIVEVDGKALESARRLPALVAKLKPGTKAPVTIVRQGKRKKIDVEIGEMPAEIAGDAPKKAGKPGEGATAAALGFSVRPLDEGMRRRLGAAGVDGVVVAEVDPESPAAEALRSGDVISELNRTAVRDVAGFEALAKGLKKGDDLLLRVFRQGAWSYLVIRL
- a CDS encoding GspE/PulE family protein, with amino-acid sequence MIKHYRIFMAALLLAAAGALVRHAPSFGWAIPAPPWPFLLAAVVLLVASLVPFRKGPKEGAGARRRDFRPEALAAVAARVASFAKAEAPDVPLLVDYTVFQAIAAGASDIHFDPKRDGIGLRYRIQGMMTDVCTIPRPLAQPIVNRLKVIANLVVYREALPQDGRFGAESKNPGTVQRELLRSGLASADFRIAFMPTLHGERIVIRILGGGDRRLDLADLGLDEQDLRTMSRLLSLPQGMIVLTGPTGSGKTTTIYAMLREIQAQHRSVRSIATLEDPIEVDLEGINQSQVDEERDFTFDKGLRALLRHDPDVILVGEIRDLETARIAIQAGMTGHLLITTVHAGSSAAAFSRLLEMGVAAYSLNAAVTAVVAQRLARQICPHCRKERGPTEHDLRDLGVAVPPPGLRIFHGAGCEACGGEGYLGRTALFEILEVTEEIRKAVTDGAAIDAIHAMARRAGMRTLYESAIRAVSLGVTTPEEVARTVTRE